DNA from Bordetella genomosp. 13:
TACAGCTTGTCGCCTTCGATGCGGATCGGGTTGTCGTCCAGCGTGCCGATGGGATGCACCGTATCCAGGTGCGCCAGCACCAGGATGCCGGGGCGTGTGTCGCCCTCGGCGCGGTTAGTGGCGTACAGCAGGGGGCCCGTGCGCTCGCCCAGCGGCGTCACGTCCACGCGCAGGCCCAGTGCGCGCGCATGCGTGGCGACGATGTCCGCCATGGCCGCCACGCCGGCGGGCGAGTTCGTCGGCGATTCGCAGCGCATCCAGGCCTGGATGCCGGCAACCAGTTGATCGGTATCGGGTAGCGTGTTCATGGCGGATCCGGGCTGGGACGAGGAATCGGTGTGAAGACGATGCGCGTCAGGCGGCGGGACGGCCGGCCAGGCGGGCCAGCGCGGCCTCGTCCGGCATGCCCCCGTCGAACCACAGGCTGGCGCAGACCGCCGACATGGCGCGGCCGTCATGCCCGATGCCCGGCACGCTCTGCAGCGTCCAGTTGCACGGCACGCCGCGCCGCGCCGCCTCGGCGCGCCCGGCCTCCAGGTAGTGGTGCGCCCGCGCATAGCGGTGCGGCCCCTGGCGCAGCGCGGCCTCGTCCGACGGCAGGTACGGACCTTCCGTGGCGATGTCCTGGTCCCCTGCCAGGATCAGCAGGGGATAGGACAGCAGGCGTTCGACGTGGCCGTCGCTCAATCCGACTCCGCCCAGCCCCTCGGGGAAAGGCAGGTCCAGCGTGGGCAGGGTGTACCAGCCGGGATTGCCGATGGCTACCGCGTGGAAGGGCGCATGCGACTGGCTGCTCATCAGCCGGTGCACGAACTGGCCGCCTCCGGCGTGGCCGAACAGATAGACCCGTTCGCAGTCGCTGACGCCGGCGGCGCGTATGTCGGCCAGCACGCGGGCCGGCAGCGCGTAGGTCCAGCCATCCACGTGGCGCGGATTGCCGCCGGGACTGAAGACGCGGCCGTTGTTGTAGCTTTCCACGCCGGGCCAGATCGTTTCGGAGAAAGTCGGCGCGACGATGAGCAGCTTGTGGCGATCGGCGACGTCGATCCAGTAGTCGCGGTACTCGTCGCCGTTGCGCAGCACGCCATGCTGAACGATCACGACGGGCCGGTCCGGCGTGTAGCCGTACGAGCGATAGGTGTGTAGCGTGAAGGGGCGGTCCGAGTTGCGGTCTTCGTCCACGTAGGCGATGGCGTTGCGGCCGGCATGGCCCAATTCCATCGCGATGCGGTCGGCGTTGGAGAGATCCAGGGGCTTCATGGTCTTTTCGCACGGAGCGGATGGTTTGCCGGTCGGGCAAACGCCACCTGCGCGGTATGAGTGTTGATGGAAGATGGCGAGAGTGTACCGGTCCGCGCAAGCGGCGGGTACGCGGGCGCGCGGCTGTGTACGGCGAATGCGGACCGGCCCGCGTCAGGCGATGGCGCGCGCCAGCCGCACTACCGTGACGCCGGGACGCGGACTGCCCAGTGAGGGCATGACGAGCACGCAGTTGTCGTAAGGCGTGACGACGGCCTCGTCATCGTTCCAGCCGATCAGCGTGCCGGCCGTGGGCAGGCATTCCAGGCCCTGCCAGGGTTGGCTGAAGCGGAAGTTCTCATTCTTGCGCGCGATGGCGTGCGTCACTTCCAGGGCCTGCCGCGAGGGGGCGTCGGGCGCGAACCACTTCGAGGGCAGGTCCTCGCGCTCCAAGGCGCCCGAGGCTGCCAGGAAACGCGCCATCTGGTCGATGGCGACGTCGCGCGATTCGGGCGCACCATGGAATCCGCACTCGATCAACAGCGAACGCGTGCCGTTGTCGTCGGGCTCGGCGAAACGGCCGTAGTCGCGCATGCGCACGCCGGCCGCATGGCCGGCGTCGGCGATGATCCTGGAAGGCGTGCCCAATTGAAGGCCCAACTCGATATTGCGCGGCAGCAGTCCCGTCAGCTGTAGCGGCACGTCGGAGTTGCTCATCGAGTGTATGTCCAGCAGCCAGTCCGCCTGTTCGACCCACGGGCGCAACTGGATGGCGCGGCGGCGTTCGTGCGTGCAAGGGTCGGCCAGCTTGTCCTCGCTCCAGACGCGGTTCATGTCCTCTTCCACCATGCGCGAGCGAGCGTAGTGGGCGGGATCGAAGCGGTCGAATGCGGCCAGGTTGCAGAAAGCCAGCGTCAGCGCGCCGCGGCGCGGCCGCAGGCCGCTTGCCAGGAAGGTCTTCAGCGCCCATGCGCCGCACAGCTCATTGCCATGGACCAGCGCGGTGATCAGCACGCGCCGGCCCGGCGCGCCGGAATCGAAGTGCCACACTCCCTCGGTGCCGGTGTTGCCCGCCCGTTCGGCATGCAGGTCGGGACAGGGAAGTTCGAAAGCGCGCTGCGGGATGTTCGACATGGCGGCTCCGGGCGGCGGCGTCGTCGGGCGGCTGCCGGACGGTAGGCGGCACGGTTGGGAATGGTGGTGCGGCCTATTCTAGGTGGCCGCGGGCGCGCGCCACAAATCGACTGCGGCGGCGCGGGTCGTCGTTGCAAGCCGCGGGTACGGCAGTTGCTATACAGTCCCCGGCGCGGCATGCGCGGTTGTCAGCCGTTCGGACGAAGCGTTCTCCGCGCCTGTTCAGCGACTCGAACCGAAAGGAGGGACCATGCGCTCGATCCTGCTATGGCTGCTTGGCGTACCCATTCCCATCATCATCCTGATCGCCTTGTTCTGGCACTGATACCGGTCTACTCGCGCATACGCAAAGGAACGCTCCGGGCGGAATTTCCAGCTCCAGCGACGAGGCTTGCATCTCCACGCCCGGATGAGGTGCGAAAGGACCATTCGAGGTACTGCTGCCATGACCGACTTCGATGCTCTCTACTCGCGCACTTCCGATCCGTGGGGACTGCGCACCACGTGGTACGAACGGCGCAAGCTGGACGTGCTGATGGCTTGCCTGCCGCGCGAACGGTATCGCCATGCGCTGGACCTGGGCTGCGGCGAAGGCGAGGCGGCAAGGCGCCTGGCCGATCGCTGCGATGCCGTGCGCGCGGTGGACGGTTCGGCGACGGCGATCGCCCGTTGCAAGCAGTGGGCCAGTCAGGCCGGTGCCACGCATGTAACGGCCGAAGTGCTGCAGTTGCCGGGCGAATGGCCCGTCGGCATGGACGTCGCAGCCGATCTGGTGGTGGTGTCCGAAGTGGCCTACTACCTGGATGACCCGGATCTGGATCTTTTCCTCGAGCGCTGCGCGGCCTCGCTGGCGCCCGGGGGAGACTGGGTGATGTGCCACTTCAAGGACGCATTCGACGACAGCCTGCAGCAGGTCGGCCACATTCACGGACTGGTAGACGCAGGCGGGCAGGTCGTCCGTCTTGCGGCGCACGACGACGAGCGCTTCCGTCTCGACGTGTGGCGCAAGCCCGGAAGGAAAGCATCTTGATCGGCGTCGGAATGGCACGCGCCGCGGGGGGGCGGCGCACCTGCTGACCTGGGGCGCACGCCGACACCATGGTGTCCGACGCCTGGCTGGTCCATCAACTGGCCCTGCAGCGCTACGGCGTTGCGGCGGGAGTGGAATGTCGGGGAGGCGTCCGGAGGCCCGATGCCCGGGCCCGAATGCCTGGAGACGTAAAGGGTGGCCTTGCGACGCGAACGGGCTTCAGATGGACAAACGCCCCACGGCTTCGATATCGAGTAGCCATAGGGCGCTTGCGATGCTGCGCGGTCGCGTCCGAGCAATGCTGCGCGGGGACGCGGTCCGGGCACGAATGGGCCGTGCCCGATGCCGCCAAGAGGCGTTGCCGAGGGGGCGGGAGATCGGTCGCCGGCCCGGCGCACGCCTCAGCGGTTTACCACTGAGAACCGGTGAAGCGGGCGTTTTGGGCGCGGGCGCGGTTCATCGATTCTTGGACTTCGTCTACGAAGGCGAACAGATTGCCGATCGCGCGGGCGATACCCGAGACGGCCGACTTCAGCACGTTCGCGGGGCGCAGGGACGAAGGGTTTTCCATTGCGCCGCGCAGCAGTTCACGTTCCAGCGCGTCGGTCAGACGGACATTGGTCGTGTTCAGGCTCAGGTCGCTCATGGTGGACTCCAGTTGGTCTATCAGTGGAATCCATTATAGGGAATACCCTATGTGCACCGCAACAAGAATTTTAGGGAAAACCCTAGAATGTTGCTAACGCGCAAAAGAAGGCCCGTCTCCGTCGGGTTTTTATAAAGGGGCCGCACCATCGAGGCCCGCTTTCACGGCGCGGCGTTCCGGATGCGCCGAGCGGCGTCCGCCAGTTCGCCGGCCGTCATTCCGATGGGTCCGATGCCAGCCGCGGCTAGGGCGTCCGCCGCGGCGCCGTGCAGCCACACGGCGCCGGGCACGGCCTGGTCCAGAGGAATGCCCTGCGCGATCAGGCTGCCCACGATGCCGGCCAGCACGTCGCCGGTTCCGGCAGTGGCAAGACCGGGATTACCGGTGGCGTTGACCAGGCAGGGGCCGTCCGGCGCGCACACTACCGTGCCCGCGCCTTTCAGGACGGCCCAGGCGCCATACCGGTCGGCGAGGGCGCGCGCCGCCGCCGGGCGGTCGGCCTGGACCTGCGCGGTGGGGCAGTCCAGCAAGCGCGCCGCTTCGGCGGGATGCGGCGTCAACACCACCGGGGCGGGACCCCATTCCGGCTGTACCTGGCCATGCGCCAGCAGATTGAGGGCATCGGCGTCCAGCACCATGGGGACGTCGCCCCGTTGCGCGAACAGCCGGGCCAGCAGACGGTGCGCCAATGCCGCCGTGCCGAGTCCGCAGCCGGCCACCCAGGTGGTGATGCCCACGCTGGCATCCGCCAGCAGGCCATGCGCGTCGCGCAGCATCAGTTCCGGCTGCACCGGGTCGCACGGCATCGGCGCGGCGTCCTGCGCAAAGCCGATCAGCACCTTGCCCGCACCCGTACGCAGCGCCGCCCGCGCCGCCAGCAGCGCCGCGCCCGCCATGCCGGGGCCGCCGCCCAGTACTGCCAGCGTGCCGTAAGTGCCCTTGTGCGACTCCGGTGCGCGCGGGGCAAACAGGGCAGGCAGGTGCTCGCGCAGAATGGGTCGAGTGTTCATAGGTTGAGAGGCGGGCAGGCCGGCGAGGGCCGATGCCACTATAGTGCCCGAAAAGCTTACGCAAACGAGGAGACCAGCAATGCTCAATCCCGAACTCGATCACTACGCCCACTACCAGTCGCTGAAGCTGCGCCGCCATCCGCATGGGGTGCTGGAAGTCATCATGGGGTCGCCGCAGCATCAACCCGGCCGGCTTTCCACCGCCGATGACCGCATGCATCGCGAACTGGCCGACATCTGGCGCGACATCGATACCGATCCCGACACGCGCGCCGTGGTGCTGCGAGGCGAAGGCAAGGGCTTTTCCGGCGGCGGCGACCTGGACCTCGTCGAGCAGATGGCCGATGACTTCGAGGTGCGCGCGCGCGTGTGGCGCGAGGCGCGCGACCTGGTCTACAACGTGATCAACTGCGGCAAGCCGGTGGTCTCGGCCATGCATGGCGCGGCCGTGGGCGCGGGCCTGGTGGCGGGCCTGCTGGCCGACGTGTCCATTGCCGCGCGCGACGCGCGCATCATCGACGGCCACACCCGCCTGGGCGTTGCGGCAGGCGATCACGCCGCCATCGTGTGGCCGCTGTTGTGCGGCATGGCCAAGGCCAAGTACTACCTGCTGCTGTGCGAGACCGTCAGCGGCGAGGAGGCCGAGCGCATCGGCCTGGTATCGCTGTGCGTGGACGAGGCGGACCTGCTGCCGCGGGCCTTCGAGGTTGCCACGCGTCTTGCCACCGGTTCGCAGACTGCCATCCGCTGGACCAAGTACGCGCTGAACAACTGGCTGCGCCTGGCCGGGCCCAGCTTCGACGCGTCGCTGGCGCTGGAATTCATGGGCTTCTCGGGGCCGGACGTGCGCGAGGGGCTCAGTTCCCTGCGCGAGCGGCGCGCGCCGAATTTCTCGTCGGGCGCGCCGTTCTGAGGCGTGGCTGGCGCGTGCGCGTCGTCGCCGGCGCTACGCGGCCGCGCAAGTGCGGCCGCCGGTGTGCGGGCTCGCGCGCACATCATGCGGCCCACATCATGGATATCAAGGTTTCTTGAAGAACCGCGCGAACGCCTGCTGCGCCTCGGGCGAGGCCAGGCGCTTGCGGAACTGCTCCGCTTCGATGTCCAGTGTCTCATGCAGCGCCGGCCGGTCGGCGCGGCGCAGCAGCGCCTTGCTGACGCGCAGGGCCGCCGCCGGCTGCGCCGCCAACTGAGCCGCCGTGTCCTGCGCGGCCGCCAGAGCGCCACCGGCGGACACGACGCTGTTGACCAGGCCCGCTTCGCAGGCCTCGGGCGCGCCGATGGCGCGACCCAGCAACAGCCATTCCGCCGCCTTGCGCATCCCTGCCAGGCGCGGCATCAGCAGACTGGAGCCGCCTTCGGGACACAGCCCCAAGGCCACGAACGGCATGCGCAGCGTGGCGTCCTGCGCGGCGTGCACGAAGTCGCAGTGCTGTAGCAGCGTCACGCCGATGCCCACCGCGTGGCCTTCCACCGCGGCGATGACCGGCACATCCAGGTCGATCAGCGCGCGCAGAAAACCGATGGCGGCGCTGTCGCCGGCGGGCCGTCGGGCCTGCGCCTGGAAATCCCGCAGATCATTGCCCGCCGTGAACTGGCCGCCCGCGCCCGTCAGGATCACCGCCGCAAGTTCGGCGTCGTCCGCAGCCTGGCGCAGCTGCGCGGTCAGTTCGCCATAAGCGGCGTTGTCCAGCGCGTTGCGCCGCTCGGGGCGATTGATGGTCAGCGTGAGGACCGGGCCATCGCGATGGTGGTCGATGCCGTTCATGAGAGCGCGAAGTCCCCGCCGCCCAGCCGTGCGCGCGCGGCGGCGAACTCCGTGCGCAGGCGGGCGACGATGTCGGCCGCGGGCTGCACGCTGCCGATGGCGCCCACGCCCTGGCCCGCTCCCCAGATGTCCTTCCACGGCTTGACCCGCGAGCTGCCGAAGTTCGATGCGTCTTTCTCGGGGTCTGGCAGCGCCGCGGGATCCAGGCCCGCGGCCACGATGCTCGACTTCAGGTAGTTGCCCGGAATGCCGGTGAAGAACGGCGTGTACAGGATGTCCGACGCGCTGGCATCCACGATGGCCTGCTTGTAGCCTTCGGAGGCGTTGGCCTCGGCGCTGGCAATGAAGCGCGTGCCCATGTAGGCGAAGTCCGCGCCCATGGCCAGGGCTGCCAGGATGGCGCCGCCCGTGGCGATGGCGCCCGACAGGATTAGCGGACCATCGTAGAAGCGCCGCACCTCGGACACGAGCGCGAACGGACTGAGCGTGCCCGCGTGGCCGCCCGCGCCCGAGCACACCAGGATCAGGCCGTCCACGCCGGCCTCGAGCGCCTTCTCGGCATGGCGCAGGGTGGTCACGTCGTGGAAGACCTTGCCGCCCCAGGCATGCACGCCGGCGACCAGGTCGCCGGGCGCGCGCAGACTGGTGATGATGTAGGGCACCTTGTGGCGCGCGCACACCTCGAGGTCCTGGTCCAGGCGGTCGTTCGACTTGTGGATGATCTGGTTCACCGCATAGGGCGCCACCTTGCGCTGCGGCTCGGCCTGGCGCAGTCCCTGCAGTCCTTCGCCGATCTGGTGCAGCCAGTCGTCCAGCAGGCTTTGCGGACGCGCGTTCAGCGCGGGAAACGCGCCCATCACGCCGGCCGCGCATTGCGCCAGCACCAGCGCGGGGTTGGACACGATGAACATCGGCGAGCACACGACGGGCAGCGTCATGTGGGCGTACAACTCCGACACGAGCGCCGGGCGGGTGGGGGCGGCGGGTCCGTTCATGCAGGCTCCTCGGAAAGATGACGGCCGTTGCCGATGGCGGCAAAGCCGTCCTATAATTATCTACCGGTCGTCCGGTAATCAATCCATTCCCAAATTTAACGGCAAGCGCCGCGGCACTGTCAATGCTCGGCAAGGCCTCGTTCCCATGGCAGATTCGTCCGTATCTCCCGCTCGCCGCGGCCGCCCCGGCCGGCCTCCCACGCTGGAAGCCCCGCGCGAACGCATTCTCGCCGCCGCGTCGGACCTGTTCGCACGCAGCGGCTACGAGAGCAGCTCGATCGCCGACCTGGCCGGCGCGCTGGGCGTATCCAAGGCGGCCATCTACCACTACTACCCCACCAAGCAGGACATCTACGACGCCATCATCCTCGAGACGCTGCAGGGGCTGTCTGCCGCCGTGCGGGCCGACATCGCCGACGCGCAGGCCGGCCTGCCGCGCCTGCGCGCCTTCATGCTGGCGCATGCCGACTACTTCGAGCGCCATCACGCGCAGTTCGTGACCATGCTCATCGGCTATTCGGGCATGGCCTTGCCCGAACGCGAAGATGCCGCGCGCCTGCGCGATGGCTACGAAGCGCTGCTGCGCGAGGTGCTGGCGCAGGGCGTAGACGAGGGGCACTTCCGCGCGGTGGACGTGGCGGCCACGGGGCGCGCCGTGCTGTCGATGCTGAACTGGATGGTGCGCTGGTACAAGCCCGGCCAGGGCGACAGCGCCCGGCGGATTGCCGAAGCCTATTTCGATCTGATCACCGGCGGTTTGCGTCCCTGACGCTGCCCGCCTCTTTCTTTGTGATGAATTGCAGGAACCGCAATGGCTCTCGATAACGAAACCCTGACTCTGCTGCTGGACGCCGTGCGTCGCTTCGTCGATGAACGGCTCGTGCCCGCCGAAGACGAACTGGCCGAGACCGGCCGCATGCCCGAAGGCATCATCGAAGAGATGCGCGCGCTGGGGCTGTTCGGCCTGTCGATCGCGCCCGAGTATGGCGGCCTGGGCCTGACCATGGAAGAAGAAGTGCGAGTGGTGTTCGAGCTGGGCCAGACCTCGCCCGCGTTCCGCTCGCTGGCCGGCACCAACATCGGCATCGGCTCGCAGTCCATCGTCCTGAGCGGCACCGACGAACAGCGCAACCACTATCTGCCGCGCCTGGCCAGCGGCGAACTGATCGGCTCGTTCGCGCTGACCGAGCCCGAGGCCGGTTCGGACGCGATGTCGCTGCGCACCACCGCCGTGCGCGATGGCGACGACTACGTGCTGAACGGCACCAAGCGCTTCATCACCAATGCGCCCATCGCGGGGCTGTTCTCGGTGATGGCCCGCACGTCTTCCGAGCGCGGCGCCGACGCCATCTCGTGCTTCCTGGTCGAGGCCGGCACGCCGGGCCTGTCGCTGGGCAAGCCCGACAAGAAGATGGGGCAGGTCGGCGCGCAGACCTCCGACGTGGTCTTCACCGACTGCCGTGTGCCTGCCAGCAGCCTGTTGGGCGGCCAGGAGGGCAATGGATTCCGCACCGCGATGCGCGTGCTGGACAAGGGCCGGCTGCACATCTCGGCCCTGTGCGTGGGCATCGCCGAGCGCCTGGTGCGCGACGCGGCTCGCTATGCGCTGGACCGCAAGCAGTTCGGCCAGCCCATCGCCGAGTTTCAGCTGGTGCAGGCCATGCTGGCCGACAGCCAGGCCGAGCTGTATGCCGCGCGCTGCATGGTGCTGGACGCCGCGCGCAAGCGCGACCGCGGCGAGAACACCACGCTGGAAGCGGC
Protein-coding regions in this window:
- a CDS encoding alpha/beta hydrolase, with translation MKPLDLSNADRIAMELGHAGRNAIAYVDEDRNSDRPFTLHTYRSYGYTPDRPVVIVQHGVLRNGDEYRDYWIDVADRHKLLIVAPTFSETIWPGVESYNNGRVFSPGGNPRHVDGWTYALPARVLADIRAAGVSDCERVYLFGHAGGGQFVHRLMSSQSHAPFHAVAIGNPGWYTLPTLDLPFPEGLGGVGLSDGHVERLLSYPLLILAGDQDIATEGPYLPSDEAALRQGPHRYARAHHYLEAGRAEAARRGVPCNWTLQSVPGIGHDGRAMSAVCASLWFDGGMPDEAALARLAGRPAA
- a CDS encoding succinylglutamate desuccinylase/aspartoacylase domain-containing protein translates to MSNIPQRAFELPCPDLHAERAGNTGTEGVWHFDSGAPGRRVLITALVHGNELCGAWALKTFLASGLRPRRGALTLAFCNLAAFDRFDPAHYARSRMVEEDMNRVWSEDKLADPCTHERRRAIQLRPWVEQADWLLDIHSMSNSDVPLQLTGLLPRNIELGLQLGTPSRIIADAGHAAGVRMRDYGRFAEPDDNGTRSLLIECGFHGAPESRDVAIDQMARFLAASGALEREDLPSKWFAPDAPSRQALEVTHAIARKNENFRFSQPWQGLECLPTAGTLIGWNDDEAVVTPYDNCVLVMPSLGSPRPGVTVVRLARAIA
- a CDS encoding class I SAM-dependent methyltransferase, which encodes MTDFDALYSRTSDPWGLRTTWYERRKLDVLMACLPRERYRHALDLGCGEGEAARRLADRCDAVRAVDGSATAIARCKQWASQAGATHVTAEVLQLPGEWPVGMDVAADLVVVSEVAYYLDDPDLDLFLERCAASLAPGGDWVMCHFKDAFDDSLQQVGHIHGLVDAGGQVVRLAAHDDERFRLDVWRKPGRKAS
- a CDS encoding NAD(P)H-hydrate dehydratase, producing the protein MNTRPILREHLPALFAPRAPESHKGTYGTLAVLGGGPGMAGAALLAARAALRTGAGKVLIGFAQDAAPMPCDPVQPELMLRDAHGLLADASVGITTWVAGCGLGTAALAHRLLARLFAQRGDVPMVLDADALNLLAHGQVQPEWGPAPVVLTPHPAEAARLLDCPTAQVQADRPAAARALADRYGAWAVLKGAGTVVCAPDGPCLVNATGNPGLATAGTGDVLAGIVGSLIAQGIPLDQAVPGAVWLHGAAADALAAAGIGPIGMTAGELADAARRIRNAAP
- a CDS encoding enoyl-CoA hydratase/isomerase family protein; the protein is MLNPELDHYAHYQSLKLRRHPHGVLEVIMGSPQHQPGRLSTADDRMHRELADIWRDIDTDPDTRAVVLRGEGKGFSGGGDLDLVEQMADDFEVRARVWREARDLVYNVINCGKPVVSAMHGAAVGAGLVAGLLADVSIAARDARIIDGHTRLGVAAGDHAAIVWPLLCGMAKAKYYLLLCETVSGEEAERIGLVSLCVDEADLLPRAFEVATRLATGSQTAIRWTKYALNNWLRLAGPSFDASLALEFMGFSGPDVREGLSSLRERRAPNFSSGAPF
- a CDS encoding enoyl-CoA hydratase-related protein; this encodes MNGIDHHRDGPVLTLTINRPERRNALDNAAYGELTAQLRQAADDAELAAVILTGAGGQFTAGNDLRDFQAQARRPAGDSAAIGFLRALIDLDVPVIAAVEGHAVGIGVTLLQHCDFVHAAQDATLRMPFVALGLCPEGGSSLLMPRLAGMRKAAEWLLLGRAIGAPEACEAGLVNSVVSAGGALAAAQDTAAQLAAQPAAALRVSKALLRRADRPALHETLDIEAEQFRKRLASPEAQQAFARFFKKP
- a CDS encoding NAD(P)H-dependent flavin oxidoreductase gives rise to the protein MNGPAAPTRPALVSELYAHMTLPVVCSPMFIVSNPALVLAQCAAGVMGAFPALNARPQSLLDDWLHQIGEGLQGLRQAEPQRKVAPYAVNQIIHKSNDRLDQDLEVCARHKVPYIITSLRAPGDLVAGVHAWGGKVFHDVTTLRHAEKALEAGVDGLILVCSGAGGHAGTLSPFALVSEVRRFYDGPLILSGAIATGGAILAALAMGADFAYMGTRFIASAEANASEGYKQAIVDASASDILYTPFFTGIPGNYLKSSIVAAGLDPAALPDPEKDASNFGSSRVKPWKDIWGAGQGVGAIGSVQPAADIVARLRTEFAAARARLGGGDFALS
- a CDS encoding TetR/AcrR family transcriptional regulator, with amino-acid sequence MADSSVSPARRGRPGRPPTLEAPRERILAAASDLFARSGYESSSIADLAGALGVSKAAIYHYYPTKQDIYDAIILETLQGLSAAVRADIADAQAGLPRLRAFMLAHADYFERHHAQFVTMLIGYSGMALPEREDAARLRDGYEALLREVLAQGVDEGHFRAVDVAATGRAVLSMLNWMVRWYKPGQGDSARRIAEAYFDLITGGLRP
- a CDS encoding acyl-CoA dehydrogenase family protein encodes the protein MALDNETLTLLLDAVRRFVDERLVPAEDELAETGRMPEGIIEEMRALGLFGLSIAPEYGGLGLTMEEEVRVVFELGQTSPAFRSLAGTNIGIGSQSIVLSGTDEQRNHYLPRLASGELIGSFALTEPEAGSDAMSLRTTAVRDGDDYVLNGTKRFITNAPIAGLFSVMARTSSERGADAISCFLVEAGTPGLSLGKPDKKMGQVGAQTSDVVFTDCRVPASSLLGGQEGNGFRTAMRVLDKGRLHISALCVGIAERLVRDAARYALDRKQFGQPIAEFQLVQAMLADSQAELYAARCMVLDAARKRDRGENTTLEAACCKLYASEMVGRVADRAVQIHGGAGYMSEYAVERFYRDVRLFRIYEGTSQIQQLVIARETLKAYR